A section of the Myxococcus virescens genome encodes:
- the pdxA gene encoding 4-hydroxythreonine-4-phosphate dehydrogenase PdxA, which produces MGLPLVGISLGDVSGIGPEVTAAALTKPSVRKVLVPVIFGDGPTLERFTAIRRYARVEPSALGRVEGPTVVEVTRLAEKDRVPGKPSREGGRAQYAFVTAAIDAMRAGHVDALCTAPVSKEQISRAGIPFMGHTEVLAEAFGVDVMMLMDGPRVRVALATNHVPLADLPRLLTVDGLTAQLKLLSRSLEPVVGHKPRIAVLGLNPHAGEGGLLGREEVEVIGPAIRKARAARVDAHGPIPADGLFAKPDAVGARYDAVLAMYHDQGLIPAKALDFERTVNVTLGLPVPRTSPDHGTAYAIAGKGEASCVPMVEALLKAAQLAGARLAHPATGRHARPGPLRPSPGR; this is translated from the coding sequence GTGGGCCTTCCGCTCGTCGGAATCTCCCTGGGGGACGTGTCGGGCATCGGGCCGGAGGTGACGGCCGCGGCCCTGACGAAGCCCTCCGTGCGCAAGGTGCTCGTCCCCGTCATCTTCGGGGACGGCCCCACGCTGGAGCGATTCACCGCCATCCGCCGCTACGCACGCGTGGAGCCCTCCGCCCTGGGCCGCGTGGAAGGCCCCACCGTGGTGGAGGTGACGCGGCTCGCGGAGAAGGACCGCGTGCCCGGAAAGCCCTCGCGCGAGGGCGGCCGCGCGCAGTACGCCTTCGTGACGGCGGCCATCGACGCGATGCGGGCCGGACACGTGGACGCGCTGTGCACCGCGCCCGTGTCGAAGGAGCAGATTTCCCGCGCGGGCATCCCCTTCATGGGTCACACCGAAGTGCTGGCGGAGGCCTTCGGCGTGGACGTGATGATGTTGATGGATGGGCCTCGCGTGCGCGTGGCGCTCGCCACCAACCACGTTCCCCTGGCGGACCTGCCGCGCCTGCTCACCGTGGACGGACTGACCGCGCAGCTCAAGCTGCTGTCGCGCAGCCTGGAGCCGGTGGTGGGCCACAAGCCGCGCATCGCCGTGCTGGGGCTCAACCCACACGCGGGCGAAGGTGGGCTCCTGGGACGCGAAGAGGTGGAGGTGATTGGCCCCGCCATCCGCAAGGCCCGCGCGGCCCGGGTGGACGCGCATGGGCCCATCCCCGCGGACGGGCTCTTCGCGAAGCCCGACGCGGTGGGCGCACGCTACGACGCGGTGCTGGCCATGTACCACGACCAGGGGCTCATCCCGGCCAAGGCGCTGGACTTCGAGCGCACGGTGAACGTGACGCTGGGCCTGCCCGTGCCGCGCACGTCTCCCGACCACGGCACGGCCTACGCCATCGCCGGCAAGGGTGAGGCGAGCTGCGTGCCCATGGTGGAAGCGCTGCTCAAGGCCGCCCAGCTCGCGGGGGCCCGTCTTGCCCACCCGGCAACCGGCCGACATGCTCGGCCAGGTCCGCTCCGTCCTTCGCCGGGTCGATGA
- a CDS encoding AgmX/PglI C-terminal domain-containing protein, with translation MDELLSGAEGQFRTQGNGTPGALEPRGTVSVSEALEGDLDAYLDRELLEACEDDAAVEDPAPVTDVSASMRALLALAEEETEWLERLPSSTSHTLDVLPEPTVEIPEWMRTSPGAKQVTSLGALLPPRAEHVLARAPDAPMWGDAPPHAHLESARWRAASATETGRVLGLRPGELMGAAAVGALAAGLMLVAGLYVRGDFTGTQVSVDDAIRRTANGAVLGASGDAQAGLSSAGAGAAMSGHSIGASTSTQAAVSGSSPDAALAASPHVSGAAWSVAVSSTPPGMGSALLQDAAEGLRASVSASEPVRNPGTPVAESLAVVSPAPFKRKALAKPDEAAALPPAPVELDFGDTGAEGAASQDAIATSPGDVVAEAVEEDTSEKGPYADLDETFARELGFTEDADAEVSKAEEPARTVYVPPAVDVKEHLTPEDVKQVVLTNQPAITACLRSHAQGTPMEAGGRFMVQWSVLPSGETLNVSMDTAALRATPLSRCIEDVVRRWKFPVHQVRMQEPIRFPFIF, from the coding sequence GTGGACGAGCTTCTTTCCGGAGCTGAAGGGCAGTTCCGTACTCAGGGCAACGGCACTCCAGGTGCGTTGGAGCCGCGCGGCACGGTGAGCGTGAGCGAGGCGCTCGAGGGAGACCTCGACGCGTATCTCGACCGTGAGCTTCTCGAGGCGTGTGAAGACGACGCAGCCGTGGAAGACCCTGCACCCGTGACGGATGTTTCCGCGAGCATGCGCGCGCTGCTCGCACTCGCGGAGGAGGAGACGGAGTGGCTGGAGCGCCTGCCGTCGTCCACCTCGCACACGCTGGACGTGTTGCCCGAGCCCACGGTGGAGATTCCCGAGTGGATGCGCACGTCACCTGGAGCGAAGCAGGTGACGTCCCTGGGCGCCTTGTTGCCGCCGCGTGCGGAGCATGTGCTGGCGCGTGCGCCGGATGCGCCCATGTGGGGTGATGCGCCGCCGCATGCGCACCTGGAATCCGCGCGGTGGCGCGCTGCGAGCGCGACCGAGACAGGCCGTGTCCTGGGACTTCGTCCTGGGGAGTTGATGGGCGCGGCGGCCGTGGGCGCGCTGGCGGCGGGCCTGATGCTGGTCGCGGGACTCTACGTGCGTGGTGACTTCACGGGGACGCAGGTGAGCGTCGACGATGCCATCCGGCGCACGGCGAACGGCGCTGTCCTTGGCGCGAGCGGTGACGCCCAGGCGGGCCTGTCCTCGGCTGGCGCTGGCGCCGCGATGTCCGGGCACTCCATTGGAGCGAGCACGTCCACGCAGGCCGCCGTGAGCGGTTCATCGCCGGACGCGGCGCTCGCTGCCTCGCCGCACGTCTCCGGTGCTGCGTGGTCCGTGGCTGTCTCCAGCACGCCGCCGGGCATGGGTTCGGCGCTTCTTCAGGACGCGGCGGAGGGACTGCGCGCCTCCGTGTCTGCCTCGGAGCCGGTGCGAAACCCTGGCACGCCCGTGGCGGAGTCGCTCGCGGTGGTGAGCCCCGCGCCCTTCAAGCGCAAGGCCCTCGCGAAGCCAGACGAGGCGGCGGCCCTGCCGCCCGCGCCCGTCGAGCTCGACTTCGGAGACACGGGGGCGGAAGGCGCCGCGTCTCAAGACGCCATCGCGACTTCACCGGGTGATGTTGTCGCGGAGGCCGTGGAGGAGGACACGTCGGAGAAGGGGCCGTACGCGGACCTCGATGAGACCTTCGCGCGCGAGCTGGGTTTCACGGAAGACGCGGACGCGGAGGTCTCGAAGGCGGAGGAGCCCGCGCGCACCGTCTACGTGCCGCCCGCGGTGGACGTGAAGGAGCACCTCACACCGGAGGACGTGAAGCAGGTGGTGCTGACGAACCAGCCCGCCATCACCGCATGCCTGCGTTCACACGCGCAGGGCACGCCGATGGAGGCCGGTGGCCGCTTCATGGTGCAGTGGTCGGTGCTCCCCAGCGGTGAGACGCTCAACGTGTCCATGGATACCGCCGCGCTGCGCGCCACGCCGCTGTCGCGCTGCATCGAGGACGTGGTGCGCCGCTGGAAGTTCCCGGTGCATCAGGTGCGGATGCAGGAGCCCATCCGCTTCCCCTTCATCTTCTGA
- a CDS encoding nuclear transport factor 2 family protein produces the protein MSTTSTDDIRTLTELEGRVMRAIQTKDLEAIKSLTTEDFIYRGADGAEMNRDAFIVGIAEIPGDITSVEAEKMKSHVFGDTGVLAGIQRSRLRMTDGSEVTDAVYFTDVWQRRDGKWLMVFAHSSPAAPTEAQQAPEGAPQQH, from the coding sequence ATGAGCACGACTTCCACCGACGACATCCGCACGCTGACGGAGCTCGAAGGCCGCGTCATGCGCGCCATCCAGACGAAGGACCTGGAGGCCATCAAGTCGCTCACGACCGAGGACTTCATCTATCGCGGCGCGGACGGCGCGGAGATGAACCGTGACGCGTTCATCGTGGGCATCGCCGAAATCCCCGGTGACATCACGTCCGTCGAAGCCGAAAAAATGAAGTCTCACGTCTTCGGTGACACGGGCGTACTCGCCGGCATCCAGCGCTCGCGGCTGCGCATGACGGACGGCAGCGAAGTCACCGACGCCGTGTACTTCACCGACGTGTGGCAGCGCCGCGACGGGAAGTGGCTCATGGTGTTCGCGCACAGCAGCCCGGCCGCGCCCACCGAGGCTCAGCAGGCGCCCGAAGGCGCACCGCAGCAGCACTAA
- a CDS encoding carboxypeptidase-like regulatory domain-containing protein: MMQLLHGERRWRLPAQGEDWLIVPSVDLERLKHPQAPVPDVFVSSALKRWLATSAAHTLYAMYEALGGSRPLGLSGLERGRYEQRLQQRLTEAFVHGELVALPMARPVLLPTPWPEPPPLTSEEAPVEEQTWLAIELKDEEGTPIPHARYLVTLPDGSTREGTLNKNGYARVDGVNPGQCQVTFPELDGQSWS; the protein is encoded by the coding sequence ATGATGCAGCTCTTGCACGGTGAGCGCCGGTGGCGCCTGCCGGCCCAGGGGGAAGACTGGCTCATCGTACCGTCCGTCGACCTGGAGCGGCTGAAGCACCCGCAGGCACCGGTCCCCGACGTCTTCGTCAGCTCCGCCTTGAAGCGCTGGCTGGCCACCTCCGCCGCGCACACGCTGTATGCGATGTACGAAGCGCTCGGAGGCAGCCGCCCGCTGGGGCTGTCCGGCCTGGAGCGCGGCCGGTACGAGCAGCGCCTTCAGCAGCGGCTCACCGAGGCCTTCGTGCATGGAGAACTGGTGGCGCTCCCCATGGCGCGGCCGGTGCTGCTGCCCACGCCCTGGCCGGAACCACCGCCGCTGACGTCCGAGGAAGCCCCCGTCGAGGAACAGACGTGGCTGGCCATCGAGCTGAAGGACGAGGAGGGAACCCCCATCCCCCACGCGCGCTACCTGGTGACGCTCCCGGATGGGAGCACGCGCGAAGGCACCCTCAACAAGAATGGCTACGCGCGCGTGGACGGCGTGAATCCCGGCCAGTGCCAGGTCACCTTCCCGGAGCTGGACGGGCAGAGCTGGTCATGA
- a CDS encoding aminopeptidase P family protein: MLLPSVSERSALTRRREQLAKALGSAAALLASSRPRPRNYAADQFPFRASSHFLYLFGLAAPDGVGLYDGQGWTLYLPEPGPDDALWDGAVPGFAEIAERTGCTVRSRAELPAALKGRDVATLPTPDLETCLDVAALLGREVRPGHLAAVDVPLADAMIALRLRHDDAAQAQLRQAAEVTVLAHLAGMHATRPGILEAAVRAAMEAEFVSRDMRPAYQPIVTVHGEVLHNLRYDHTLREGDLLLADVGGESPAGFACDVTRTWPVTGRFSTTQRELYDVVLRMQKASIDAVQPGTRYRDVHLAAHREMARGLVALGILRGDPEELVVDGVTALFFPHGVGHLLGLDVHDMEDLGDRAGYAPGRTRSPEFGHRSLRLDRDLEPGMAVTIEPGMYQVPAILSDARLMARAKDRLQRDVLARYADVRGIRIEDDVLVTPDGNEVLTAAIPKEASDIEAVMTSSARPAPGR, from the coding sequence ATGCTGCTCCCTTCCGTTTCCGAGCGCTCCGCTCTCACCCGACGGCGGGAGCAGCTGGCGAAGGCCCTGGGGAGCGCAGCCGCGCTGCTGGCGTCGAGCCGCCCCCGCCCGCGCAACTACGCCGCCGACCAGTTCCCCTTTCGGGCGTCGAGTCACTTCCTCTACCTCTTCGGGCTCGCGGCGCCGGACGGCGTGGGCCTGTATGACGGCCAGGGCTGGACGCTGTACCTGCCCGAGCCCGGTCCCGACGACGCGCTGTGGGACGGCGCGGTGCCCGGCTTCGCTGAAATCGCGGAGCGGACGGGCTGCACCGTGCGCTCGCGCGCCGAGTTGCCCGCGGCGCTGAAGGGCCGCGACGTGGCGACGCTGCCCACGCCGGACCTGGAGACGTGCCTGGACGTGGCCGCGCTGCTGGGCCGCGAGGTGCGTCCCGGTCACCTGGCGGCGGTGGATGTGCCGCTGGCGGACGCGATGATTGCGCTGCGGCTTCGCCACGACGACGCCGCGCAGGCGCAGTTGCGTCAGGCCGCGGAAGTCACGGTGCTGGCCCATCTGGCGGGCATGCACGCCACGCGGCCGGGCATCCTGGAGGCCGCGGTGCGCGCCGCGATGGAGGCGGAGTTCGTCTCGCGCGACATGCGGCCGGCGTATCAGCCCATCGTCACCGTGCACGGCGAGGTGCTGCACAACCTGCGCTATGACCACACGCTGCGCGAGGGAGACCTGCTGCTGGCCGACGTGGGCGGTGAGAGCCCCGCCGGCTTCGCCTGTGACGTGACGCGCACGTGGCCGGTGACGGGCCGCTTCAGCACGACGCAGCGCGAGCTGTACGACGTCGTGCTGCGCATGCAGAAGGCCAGCATCGACGCGGTCCAGCCGGGGACGCGCTATCGCGACGTGCACCTGGCCGCGCACCGGGAGATGGCGCGAGGCCTGGTGGCGCTGGGCATCCTCCGTGGGGACCCGGAGGAGCTGGTGGTGGACGGCGTCACCGCGCTCTTCTTCCCGCACGGCGTGGGCCACCTGCTGGGGCTGGACGTGCATGACATGGAGGACCTGGGAGACCGGGCGGGCTACGCGCCGGGCCGCACGCGCTCGCCGGAGTTCGGTCACCGCTCGCTGCGCTTGGACCGGGATTTGGAGCCCGGCATGGCGGTGACGATTGAGCCGGGCATGTACCAGGTGCCCGCCATCCTGTCGGACGCGCGGCTCATGGCGCGCGCGAAGGACAGGCTCCAGCGCGACGTGCTGGCGCGCTACGCGGACGTGCGCGGCATCCGCATCGAGGACGACGTGCTCGTCACGCCGGATGGCAACGAGGTGCTCACCGCCGCCATCCCCAAGGAGGCTTCGGACATCGAGGCCGTCATGACCAGCTCTGCCCGTCCAGCTCCGGGAAGGTGA
- a CDS encoding response regulator, translating to METNWTFGRCLLLVEDDPSNRMTLSALLEDAGFAVVTAGSYSEAAGLLNRPRAYDAVLLDQSLGDGFGTGLIPLVRHHMPKTKVVFVTGHDGKIDMPVDAVFRKGGHFDDLLAFLFKLLPQRPLGA from the coding sequence ATGGAGACGAACTGGACGTTCGGGCGTTGCCTGCTGCTCGTGGAAGACGACCCTTCCAACCGGATGACGCTGTCCGCGCTCTTGGAGGATGCGGGCTTCGCGGTCGTCACCGCTGGCTCCTATTCGGAGGCCGCGGGATTATTGAACCGGCCTCGCGCGTATGACGCCGTGCTGTTGGACCAGAGCCTGGGTGACGGCTTTGGGACGGGGCTGATTCCGCTGGTGCGCCACCACATGCCGAAGACCAAGGTCGTCTTCGTCACCGGTCATGACGGGAAAATCGACATGCCGGTGGATGCCGTCTTCCGCAAGGGCGGCCACTTCGACGACCTCCTGGCCTTCCTTTTCAAACTGTTGCCCCAGCGCCCGCTGGGTGCCTGA
- a CDS encoding sensor histidine kinase — translation MAGRDLQARERAAVADVVASTLRHDLRNKLASIRNASFYLMRQVKKTDLWSADPRVETFFQLIEKELTSAEDVLSKRAPPPTGGTRPRCSARDGVEHALAEAQVPPSVEVVRDLKEQGGVPLEVEDLALLVRCLVDNALEAMPRGGTLTVRTRDAESGVCLRVEDTGEGLAAEAYSRALEPFFTTRPHHAGLGLSIVHRTAVRHGWQLDLGAGPSGGTYVEIQFTGPEAGAHDRNDVTRGSK, via the coding sequence ATGGCAGGCAGAGACCTCCAGGCGCGTGAGCGGGCGGCGGTGGCGGACGTGGTGGCCTCCACCCTGCGGCACGACCTGCGCAACAAGCTGGCCAGCATCCGCAACGCCTCGTTCTACTTGATGCGGCAGGTGAAGAAGACGGACCTCTGGAGCGCGGACCCGCGCGTGGAGACCTTCTTCCAGCTCATCGAAAAGGAGCTGACGTCCGCCGAGGACGTGCTCTCCAAGCGCGCGCCGCCGCCCACCGGTGGCACGCGTCCCCGGTGCAGCGCCCGCGATGGCGTGGAGCACGCGCTCGCCGAGGCCCAGGTGCCGCCGTCGGTGGAGGTGGTGCGCGACCTGAAGGAGCAGGGCGGCGTCCCGCTGGAGGTGGAGGACCTGGCGCTGCTGGTGCGCTGCCTCGTGGACAACGCGCTGGAGGCCATGCCGCGCGGCGGGACGCTCACGGTGCGCACGCGTGACGCTGAAAGCGGCGTGTGCCTGCGCGTGGAGGACACCGGAGAGGGCCTGGCGGCGGAGGCGTACTCGCGCGCCCTGGAGCCCTTCTTCACCACGCGGCCCCACCACGCCGGGCTGGGGCTGAGCATCGTCCACCGGACGGCCGTGCGGCATGGCTGGCAGCTGGACCTGGGTGCGGGCCCCTCCGGGGGCACCTACGTGGAAATCCAATTCACGGGCCCGGAGGCGGGGGCCCATGACCGGAATGATGTGACTCGGGGGAGCAAGTGA
- a CDS encoding response regulator: protein MMEDVAVAPARILLVDDEESLRITLAANLELEGHTVLEAANGEEALRLLEKQSVDVVLTDIRMPGLHGVELLRRIKQERPDMPVVLMTAFTAEELVDDALAEGAFTVLPKPFDVAHALDTVLRAAAAPQVLVVDDTEQVARGMVRALSTVGLRARAVYSGEEALSSLRSGEYDVCVLDLVMPEMSGPELVSKVRAANLSVAIIAVSGHVVPEMLRRVAAQGAVVCMTKPVPLRELVQAIARVRGRPQQGLQGARI, encoded by the coding sequence ATGATGGAGGACGTCGCAGTGGCCCCCGCGCGCATCCTGCTGGTCGACGACGAGGAGTCGCTTCGCATCACCTTGGCCGCGAACCTGGAGCTGGAGGGCCACACGGTCCTCGAGGCGGCCAATGGTGAGGAGGCCTTGCGCCTCCTGGAGAAGCAATCCGTGGACGTGGTGCTCACGGACATCCGCATGCCCGGCCTGCACGGCGTGGAGCTCTTGCGCCGCATCAAGCAGGAGCGCCCCGACATGCCGGTGGTGCTGATGACGGCCTTCACGGCGGAGGAGCTGGTGGATGACGCGCTCGCCGAGGGCGCCTTCACCGTGCTGCCCAAGCCCTTCGACGTGGCGCACGCGCTGGACACGGTGCTGCGCGCGGCGGCGGCGCCGCAGGTCCTGGTGGTGGACGACACCGAACAGGTGGCGCGCGGCATGGTGCGCGCCCTGAGCACGGTGGGCCTGCGCGCGCGCGCCGTGTACAGCGGCGAGGAGGCGTTGTCCTCGTTGCGTTCGGGGGAATACGACGTCTGCGTGCTGGACCTGGTGATGCCGGAGATGAGCGGGCCGGAGCTGGTGTCCAAGGTGCGCGCGGCGAACCTGTCCGTCGCCATCATCGCCGTGTCCGGCCACGTGGTGCCGGAGATGCTCCGCAGGGTGGCGGCGCAAGGCGCGGTGGTGTGCATGACCAAGCCGGTACCGTTGCGTGAGCTGGTGCAGGCGATTGCAAGGGTGCGAGGCCGGCCTCAACAAGGGCTGCAAGGCGCGAGGATTTGA